The candidate division WOR-3 bacterium genome has a window encoding:
- a CDS encoding glycosyl hydrolase family 18 protein has product MRKILLTGLLCGVVFHAAAQSIHWLESEQHRETGAKPGPVFRGTPSPLIARDEPTVTRSIYGYSPYWVDQRWLHYDLLDRIGLFDVTLNPDGSISNNSNFPQHWAAVIDRAHRNGVKVEMVATCFDWPNIHGAIRAPGSIPNLIALAESSGVDGINLDFEGLWYGDRDTFTLFVRRMSAACRAAGLDLTLATPPLNQENAYNLAALADTSDGLFLMGYDFHWRGCPEAGPVAPLSGWTFYGNLQMAINHYLGQIGHMRDVWFGLPYYGYQWPTYADTVRSRTTGPGTAVYYRDAPANAQAHGYRWNAEGQSPWYAFNSGGWYQCWFDDDTSLLLRYREVHKHNMLGAGMWALGYDGARPELWAALRESFNRPRLEFTNGDCETWRLDTLAVPSDTSPNPAGWYEGRKARYRRETVTVRSGVSSIRHIPDSLGYTWPVESKLFQDVAALPGTNYEFSGWSYKNDGQGNRVRLLIQWHDSAHNVISTAASATLTTDSAGWRYLTTGSVPAPTGTIFARLVLWLEGRGGSDYWDDISFSPVTGFGKERSTPYAQRHTPGPTVVRRNLLLTGSPGASLSWLQDAAGRRVAELKPGPNDVRHLCPGVYFVHSTFDARHSTLVTRVVVTR; this is encoded by the coding sequence TTGAGGAAAATCCTGCTCACTGGTCTATTGTGCGGCGTCGTGTTCCACGCAGCGGCGCAGAGCATCCACTGGCTGGAGTCCGAGCAGCACCGCGAAACCGGTGCCAAGCCGGGCCCGGTGTTCCGCGGCACGCCGAGCCCGCTCATTGCCCGTGACGAGCCAACCGTTACCCGCTCAATCTACGGCTACTCGCCGTACTGGGTTGACCAGCGCTGGCTGCACTACGACCTGCTTGACCGCATCGGGCTGTTCGATGTGACCCTCAACCCTGACGGCTCAATCTCCAACAACAGCAACTTCCCGCAGCACTGGGCCGCAGTCATTGACCGGGCTCACCGCAACGGCGTCAAAGTCGAGATGGTGGCAACATGTTTTGACTGGCCCAACATCCACGGAGCCATTCGAGCTCCTGGTTCGATTCCCAACCTCATCGCGCTGGCTGAATCGTCGGGTGTTGACGGTATCAACCTCGATTTCGAGGGCCTGTGGTACGGAGACCGCGACACGTTCACGCTGTTTGTCCGTCGGATGTCAGCCGCCTGCCGGGCCGCGGGGCTGGACCTGACCCTTGCCACGCCGCCATTGAACCAGGAGAATGCCTACAACCTTGCCGCACTGGCCGACACAAGCGATGGCCTGTTTCTGATGGGCTATGACTTTCATTGGCGCGGCTGCCCTGAGGCCGGGCCGGTCGCACCGCTCTCCGGCTGGACATTCTACGGCAACCTGCAGATGGCAATCAACCACTATCTGGGACAGATTGGCCATATGCGCGATGTCTGGTTCGGCCTGCCCTACTACGGGTACCAGTGGCCGACATACGCGGATACGGTGCGTTCGCGCACAACCGGTCCGGGAACCGCGGTCTATTACCGCGACGCGCCCGCCAACGCCCAGGCCCATGGCTACCGCTGGAATGCCGAAGGCCAGTCGCCGTGGTATGCGTTCAACAGCGGCGGCTGGTATCAGTGCTGGTTCGACGACGATACGAGTCTGCTGCTCCGGTATCGCGAAGTTCACAAGCACAACATGCTTGGAGCTGGAATGTGGGCGCTTGGCTACGACGGTGCCCGGCCGGAATTGTGGGCCGCTTTGCGCGAAAGCTTCAACCGGCCCCGACTGGAATTCACCAACGGCGACTGCGAAACATGGCGACTCGACACCCTGGCGGTGCCGAGTGACACCAGTCCGAACCCGGCCGGCTGGTATGAAGGACGAAAGGCACGGTACCGGCGCGAGACAGTCACCGTCCGTTCAGGAGTGTCAAGCATCCGTCATATCCCGGACTCGCTCGGGTATACCTGGCCGGTTGAGTCAAAGCTGTTCCAGGACGTGGCCGCCCTGCCCGGTACAAACTATGAGTTCTCCGGCTGGTCGTACAAGAACGACGGCCAGGGTAATCGGGTAAGGCTGCTGATTCAATGGCACGACTCCGCGCACAATGTAATCAGCACTGCTGCATCAGCGACGTTGACCACAGATAGCGCGGGCTGGCGGTATCTGACCACGGGCAGCGTCCCGGCACCAACCGGCACAATATTCGCCCGGCTCGTGCTGTGGCTTGAAGGCCGCGGCGGCTCGGACTACTGGGACGACATCTCGTTCAGCCCGGTGACCGGGTTCGGGAAAGAACGCTCTACGCCGTACGCTCAACGCCACACGCCCGGCCCGACCGTCGTACGAAGGAACCTGCTGTTAACAGGCAGTCCAGGCGCAAGCCTAAGCTGGCTGCAGGATGCGGCGGGGCGGAGGGTCGCCGAACTCAAGCCCGGCCCGAACGACGTACGGCATCTCTGCCCCGGCGTCTATTTCGTGCATTCGACGTTCGACGCCCGGCACTCGACATTGGTGACAAGGGTAGTTGTGACAAGATAG
- a CDS encoding YncE family protein yields MRFCVLLSAVCVLSSSVASAQWLETTIPFTEAHWPSHVAYSPASNRVYTGGDDDSTYVIDGATNLVVARLHVGEICEGFFYHPGADKLYRLNRFEQLDVIACPLDSVVKRIRLPASYTAGMCYNTAGDKLYCTSKHTSEVIVVDCSSDEVVKQIPVGDSPEILCYNPTRNKAYVSHSDASIAVVCGAGDTVLGNIYFSNRASALCYNSVNDKVYCAAERGNLLVISGTDDTVVASLPVPAYTLCYDAASNKVYAGGRQRVAIIDAAADTVLSSVPVYGTSLLYNPMNNKVYCATWSYGWIAVIDGVGDTLLKEIQVPDGSYGTMAWNPVHNRVYAPFGGTAGSGVAVLRDSLLGVEEVTTGETRTAIWPTIVRGVLMLPQSTSSKRHVTSQLLDITGRKLMDLAPGDNDVSHLAPGSISCIRRQAWNVLRRASPGSL; encoded by the coding sequence ATGCGGTTCTGCGTTCTGCTTTCTGCGGTCTGCGTTCTGAGTTCGTCTGTCGCTAGCGCCCAGTGGCTGGAGACAACGATTCCCTTCACGGAAGCGCACTGGCCTTCTCACGTCGCGTATTCTCCTGCAAGTAATCGTGTCTATACCGGCGGGGATGATGACTCCACCTACGTAATTGACGGCGCAACCAACCTGGTTGTTGCCCGTCTGCATGTCGGTGAGATCTGCGAGGGGTTCTTTTACCATCCGGGCGCCGACAAGCTGTATCGGTTGAATCGGTTTGAGCAACTCGACGTCATTGCCTGTCCGCTGGACAGCGTGGTCAAGCGAATCCGGCTACCGGCCAGCTACACTGCTGGAATGTGCTACAACACCGCGGGTGACAAGCTGTACTGCACGAGCAAACACACCAGCGAGGTGATCGTCGTTGACTGTAGCTCGGATGAGGTTGTGAAGCAGATTCCGGTGGGAGACAGTCCGGAGATTCTCTGCTACAACCCGACCAGAAACAAGGCATATGTGAGCCACTCTGATGCCAGCATCGCGGTCGTCTGTGGAGCCGGTGATACCGTCCTCGGCAACATCTATTTCAGTAACCGAGCTTCGGCTCTCTGCTACAACTCGGTCAATGACAAGGTGTATTGCGCTGCGGAACGCGGCAACCTTCTGGTAATCAGCGGAACCGATGATACCGTGGTTGCGTCTCTGCCGGTGCCGGCGTACACCCTGTGCTATGACGCTGCTTCCAACAAGGTGTATGCGGGCGGCCGTCAGAGAGTAGCGATTATTGACGCAGCGGCGGACACGGTGCTGAGTTCGGTTCCGGTCTATGGCACAAGCCTGCTTTACAACCCGATGAACAACAAGGTATATTGCGCAACGTGGAGCTATGGCTGGATTGCGGTCATAGACGGAGTCGGGGATACTCTTCTCAAGGAAATCCAGGTGCCCGACGGGAGCTACGGCACGATGGCCTGGAACCCGGTCCACAACCGCGTGTACGCACCGTTCGGCGGCACGGCGGGCTCTGGTGTGGCTGTGCTGCGGGATTCCTTGTTGGGAGTTGAGGAAGTGACGACTGGCGAGACGCGCACGGCGATCTGGCCCACCATCGTCCGCGGTGTGCTGATGCTGCCGCAGAGCACAAGTAGCAAGCGACACGTCACAAGCCAATTGCTGGACATCACCGGTAGGAAGCTCATGGACCTCGCGCCGGGTGACAACGACGTCTCGCATCTCGCCCCGGGGTCTATTTCGTGCATCAGGCGTCAGGCGTGGAACGTCCTGCGTCGAGCGTCACCAGGGTCGTTGTGA
- a CDS encoding beta-propeller fold lactonase family protein, producing MKLLLGLLAVSCLLSALHCQELEKVIWLPDTLVGAGRPVCLAWGEATDLFYAGGEHDAFVVGFEPAAGRRVCRVRTPAPVTALCPDQTGDFLYGACTEADSIVVIDCRANTVVAVMPSGAEPTSLCISPSGQKLYCANRSGSNVTVFDCSTRTRLGAIPVGVRPELLCASPASNKVYCTGRGSGGTLAAIDCSTDSLLALLPLAGVPRAIAWNAADNTVWVAGAGWAEPINCANDSLLGFVHLPGDGHRAICCDSSLNRIYCASYGGVYPDSVVYVIDGPTRQVIGSIIVGLRPHRLATVVGRVAVANRMSDDVSIINTGPDTVIGTLPAGRTVWALTQGAGELVACVARNSQEARVIDARSATIVSTVELACRPHSLCYFPSEDRLFAADWARYGIMTIDATGDTLISFAPTPTIPRLLVADTIHGKLYCAHDAATPVPSGVTVLDAASGIVLAEIPTPNDPTALLWCPEANKMYCANGGTDEYPGFTVTIIDCVSDSVRTTLDVAAVPSALTWCPARGRVYCGFRNAAPWLVAAIDCRTDSIVSRVNAPEALPVSELLYVDKGNKLYCGIEEPDIVCVVSCDSDSLTKTIDPGAEPWSLTWAAPVRRVYLVANPPEDTRLVSIDAEADTVWRSLSLLGYAPVARTAWCSPVSGLVYCGTSEVPAGGGILAYDCQQDTVVGYLSGLPEAASAFTPVPGKNRLYGACASGSALIVLREPTGGAEQPRPPHAQCQMLGPTVVRGSLLLPSTPLPTPCSLLTAHYSLVTTDGRKAMDLQPGENDIRHLASGVYFVRTLGLEPTVVRRIVVLR from the coding sequence ATGAAGTTGCTACTCGGGCTGTTGGCCGTGAGCTGTCTGCTGTCGGCCCTGCACTGTCAGGAGCTGGAAAAAGTCATCTGGCTGCCCGACACGCTGGTGGGTGCGGGCCGGCCTGTATGCTTAGCTTGGGGCGAGGCAACCGATCTGTTCTACGCGGGCGGCGAACACGACGCGTTCGTCGTCGGTTTCGAGCCGGCCGCTGGCCGTCGCGTCTGCCGGGTGCGCACACCGGCACCCGTGACCGCGCTTTGCCCAGACCAGACGGGTGACTTCCTGTACGGCGCCTGCACCGAGGCTGACAGCATTGTGGTCATTGACTGTCGGGCCAACACGGTGGTTGCAGTGATGCCGTCCGGCGCCGAACCGACCTCGCTCTGCATCTCCCCTTCTGGGCAAAAACTGTATTGTGCCAATCGCTCAGGCAGCAACGTCACGGTGTTCGACTGCTCGACCCGAACCCGGCTCGGCGCAATTCCGGTCGGCGTCAGGCCGGAACTGCTCTGTGCCAGCCCGGCGAGCAACAAGGTGTACTGCACCGGCCGGGGCTCAGGCGGAACCCTTGCCGCGATTGACTGTTCAACTGACTCCCTGCTTGCGCTGCTTCCGCTTGCGGGGGTACCGCGCGCAATCGCCTGGAACGCCGCGGACAACACGGTCTGGGTCGCGGGCGCCGGATGGGCCGAACCGATCAACTGTGCGAACGATTCCCTCCTCGGCTTCGTCCACCTGCCTGGCGACGGGCACCGCGCGATATGCTGCGACTCGTCTCTCAACCGCATCTACTGTGCCTCATACGGCGGGGTCTATCCTGACTCGGTCGTCTACGTAATTGACGGCCCAACACGCCAAGTCATTGGCTCGATTATCGTCGGATTGCGCCCACATCGGTTGGCGACCGTCGTCGGCCGCGTGGCCGTCGCCAACCGCATGTCGGATGATGTATCAATTATCAACACGGGACCCGACACCGTAATCGGCACGTTGCCTGCAGGTCGCACTGTCTGGGCGCTGACCCAAGGCGCGGGCGAACTCGTCGCCTGTGTTGCGCGCAACAGTCAAGAGGCAAGAGTCATTGACGCGCGCTCAGCCACGATTGTAAGTACGGTCGAGCTCGCGTGCCGTCCACACAGCCTGTGCTACTTTCCTTCGGAAGACCGGCTCTTCGCCGCGGACTGGGCGCGTTACGGAATCATGACCATTGACGCGACCGGCGACACACTGATATCGTTCGCGCCGACGCCGACCATTCCCAGATTGCTGGTCGCTGACACCATCCACGGGAAACTCTACTGCGCTCACGATGCCGCAACGCCCGTGCCTTCCGGCGTGACCGTACTAGACGCAGCCAGTGGCATCGTGCTGGCCGAAATCCCGACGCCTAATGACCCGACCGCGCTGCTCTGGTGCCCAGAAGCGAACAAAATGTATTGTGCCAACGGCGGCACCGACGAGTACCCAGGCTTCACCGTGACCATTATCGACTGTGTCTCGGACTCGGTCCGAACGACCCTCGATGTGGCCGCAGTGCCTTCGGCTCTGACCTGGTGCCCGGCTCGGGGCCGGGTTTACTGCGGGTTCCGCAACGCCGCACCGTGGTTAGTTGCTGCGATAGACTGCCGGACCGACTCAATTGTCAGCCGGGTGAATGCGCCCGAAGCCTTGCCGGTCTCGGAGCTGCTCTACGTGGACAAGGGCAACAAACTCTACTGCGGAATAGAAGAACCGGACATCGTCTGTGTCGTGTCGTGCGACTCGGACTCCTTGACCAAGACGATTGACCCAGGTGCTGAACCCTGGAGTCTCACCTGGGCAGCCCCGGTCAGGCGCGTGTACCTAGTCGCAAACCCACCCGAAGACACCCGGCTGGTTTCGATAGACGCTGAGGCGGACACAGTCTGGCGTAGCCTGTCGCTTCTCGGCTACGCCCCCGTAGCGCGGACCGCCTGGTGCTCCCCAGTGAGCGGATTGGTCTATTGCGGTACGAGCGAGGTCCCGGCCGGCGGCGGCATCCTGGCATATGACTGCCAGCAGGATACGGTGGTCGGATACCTCTCTGGGCTACCAGAAGCGGCAAGTGCCTTCACCCCGGTACCGGGCAAGAACCGGCTCTACGGCGCGTGCGCCAGCGGCTCGGCGCTGATCGTCCTGCGCGAGCCGACCGGCGGCGCCGAGCAACCCCGTCCACCGCACGCCCAGTGCCAAATGCTCGGGCCGACCGTCGTCCGCGGCAGCCTGCTGCTGCCATCTACACCACTCCCTACGCCCTGCTCACTACTTACCGCTCACTACTCACTGGTAACCACTGACGGCCGCAAGGCGATGGACCTTCAGCCGGGCGAGAATGACATCCGACACCTGGCGTCCGGGGTCTACTTTGTCCGAACCCTCGGCCTTGAGCCGACGGTTGTTCGCC